From one Actinomycetota bacterium genomic stretch:
- a CDS encoding ATP-dependent helicase has product MKEYKLKGYRSLKKDNYLIDYSKELNPRQLEAVESAEGPALVIAGAGTGKTKTLIYRVARLVEENIKPQNILLLTFTRKAAENMLKRASMLLDDRCGKVAGGTFHSFSNMLLRKYSKFIGFQENFTILDDSDSESAVGIIRSGLGYNKTDKRFPLKSTITGVISRSINKNTDISEILNTDYPHFAHWSEEIKLIQLEYQAYKKEKQMMDYDDLLLYTEKLLKDNDELRKKISSYYRYIMVDEFQDTNRIQANIAYLLADEHKNIMVVGDDSQSIYSFRGADFRNIMDFPKVFPRCRIITLEQNYRSTQPILNLTNSIIENSKEKFSKKLFTKKESSDKPVYIETQSPNIQSKFIVQRILELREEGIELKDMAVLFRNAWHSDDLEIELGAADIPFIKFGGIRFTEASHIKDLIAYLKISYNSSDTISWFRILQFLKGIGE; this is encoded by the coding sequence ATGAAAGAATACAAATTAAAAGGTTACCGGTCATTAAAAAAAGATAATTACCTTATCGATTATTCCAAAGAGCTTAATCCGAGGCAGCTGGAAGCCGTGGAATCTGCTGAAGGGCCGGCTCTTGTGATAGCCGGAGCCGGTACCGGGAAAACCAAAACCCTTATTTACAGAGTTGCCAGGCTGGTTGAAGAAAATATAAAACCCCAGAATATACTATTACTGACTTTTACCAGAAAAGCAGCTGAAAATATGCTTAAAAGAGCAAGCATGCTGCTTGATGACAGATGCGGGAAAGTGGCAGGAGGAACTTTTCATTCTTTTTCAAATATGCTTTTAAGAAAATATTCAAAATTCATCGGCTTTCAGGAAAACTTTACAATTCTTGATGACAGCGATTCTGAAAGTGCAGTGGGAATTATAAGATCCGGGCTTGGCTATAATAAAACAGACAAGAGATTTCCTTTAAAATCAACAATTACAGGAGTTATAAGCAGGTCAATCAATAAGAATACCGATATAAGTGAAATACTTAATACGGATTATCCTCATTTTGCGCATTGGTCAGAAGAGATAAAACTGATTCAGCTGGAATATCAGGCATATAAAAAAGAAAAACAGATGATGGACTATGATGACCTGCTCTTATATACAGAGAAGCTTTTAAAGGATAATGATGAGCTGAGAAAAAAAATTTCCTCTTATTACAGATATATTATGGTTGATGAATTCCAGGATACAAACAGAATACAGGCAAATATCGCATATCTGCTTGCGGATGAGCATAAAAATATAATGGTTGTAGGCGATGACTCGCAAAGTATTTATTCATTCCGGGGGGCAGACTTTAGAAATATAATGGATTTCCCAAAAGTATTTCCCCGGTGCAGAATTATTACTCTTGAGCAGAATTACAGAAGTACACAGCCCATTTTAAATCTGACAAATTCAATAATAGAGAATTCAAAAGAAAAATTTTCAAAAAAACTATTTACAAAAAAAGAAAGTTCCGACAAACCTGTATACATAGAAACCCAGAGTCCCAATATACAATCAAAATTCATAGTGCAGAGAATCCTTGAATTAAGGGAAGAAGGTATTGAATTAAAGGACATGGCAGTACTATTCAGGAATGCATGGCATTCAGATGATCTTGAAATAGAGCTTGGTGCTGCAGACATCCCTTTTATAAAATTTGGAGGAATCAGATTCACGGAAGCCTCGCACATAAAAGACCTTATTGCGTATCTGAAGATAAGCTATAATTCTTCAGATACGATAAGCTGGTTCAGGATACTGCAGTTTCTGAAAGGCATAGGAGAGA